Part of the Tidjanibacter massiliensis genome is shown below.
TAAATTGCAGATAAAAGGTGGTGCCGCAAATCCTTCACCCCCCGTGGGTCCCGCGCTCGGTTCGAAGGGAGTCAATATCATGGACTTCTGCAAGCAGTTCAATGCGCGTACCCAGGACAAGGCGGGGAAGGTCCTGCCGGTTATCATCACCGTGTACAGCGACAAGTCGTTCGACTTCGTCGTTAAACAGCCGCCCGTAGCCGTCCAGATTAAGGAAGCAGCCAAGATTAGCACTGCGTCAGCCGAGCCGAACCGAAACAAGGTCGGTCAGATTACGTGGGAGCAGGTCGAGGCTATCGCCAAGGATAAGATGAGCGATATGAACTGCTTCACGGTCGAGTCTGCAATGCGCATGGTTGCCGGAACGGCCCGCAGCATGGGTGTCAGCGTTGTCGGCGAATTTCCTAAAAAGTAATTGAATAGACGAAGATGAGTAAGCTGACCAAGAATCAGAAAGCAATGCTTGCGAAGGTGGAGCCGAACAAGGTTTACAAACTGAGTGAGGCCGCCGAACTTCTGAAGGAGATTACCTTTACGAAATTCGACGCGTCCGTGGACATGGACGTACGCCTGGGCGTAGACCCCCGCAAGGCAAACCAGATGGTCAGGGGTGTCGTTACCCTGCCGCATGGTACAGGTAAAACAGTAAGGGTGCTCGTGCTTTGTACTCCCGACAAGGAGAACGAAGCGAAAGAGGCCGGCGCCGATTACGTGGGACTCGACGAATACATCGAGAAAATCAAAGGAGGTTGGACCGATGTGGACGTCATCATCACTACTCCCAACGTAATGGCGAAAGTAGGTGCGCTGGGCCGTATTCTCGGTCCGCGCGGACTCATGCCGAACCCCAAGACCGGTACGGTCACCATGGAGGTGGGCAAAGCGGTCAAAGAGGTCAAGGCCGGTAAAATCGACTTCAAGGTCGACAAGTACGGCATCATCCACTCTTCGATAGGCAAGGCTTCGTTCACTGCCGAACAGATAGCCGACAACGCGAAGGAGTTCCTCGGAACAATCATCAAGTTGAAACCGTCCGCCGCTAAGGGTTCCTACATCCTCAGCATCTATCTCTCCTCGACAATGAGCTGCGGCTTACAGATAGATCCCAAATCTATTGACACGAAATAAAAATTCCGAAGACAATGAACAGGGAAGAAAAAAGACAGGTAATAGAGTCTCTGGCCGCCAAGCTCAACGAATACCCTCATTTCTACATAACGGACATAGCCGAACTCAACGCCGAGCAGACTGCGGCACTCCGCCGTCAGTGCTTCGAAAAGGAGGTAAATCTCATGGTCGTGAAGAATACCCTTTTCGAGAAAGCATTGGAGGCAACCGACAAGGCCGACGAGCAGCTCATCGGAGTGCTCAGCGGCGCGACTTCGATTATGTTCTCCTCCGTAAACAAAGCTCCGGCACAGGTCATCAAGGAGTTCCGTAAGAAGAACCCGCAGGGGAAACCGGTGCTCAAGGCTGCATACGTAGAGGATTGTATTTATGTCGGCGACCAGAACCTCGACATGCTCGTAGCCATCAAGAGCCGCGAAGAGCTTATCGGGGATATCATCGGTCTGCTCCAGTCTCCGGCCAAGAACGTTATTTCCGCCCTTGCCGGCGCTGCGGGACAGAAGGTCGCAGGTATCGTAAAAGCTCTCGAAGAGAGGAACAATTAGCGGAAGTCCTACCGGCATCCGTACAGAAAGAAACGGCTGCGACAGCCGCTTGAAGGTCGCCGGGAGGCAATAAGACATTAACAAAAACATTAAACAAACAATAATCAATACAACAATGGCAGACATCAAGAAATTAGCTGAAGAGTTGGTAAACCTGACAGTTAAGGAAGTAACCGAATTGGCCGCTATCCTCAAGGACGAGTACGGCATCGAACCTGCAGCCGCAGCAGTTGCAGTTGCAGCAGCTCCCGCAGCAGGTGCAGCCGAAGGAGGTGCAGCCGAGAAATCCACTTACGACGTTGTCCTCACCAGCGCAGGTCAGGCCAAAGTAGGTGTTATCAAGGTCGTTAAGGAAATCACCGGTCTCGGTCTCAAGGAAGCCAAGGACCTCGTTGACGGCGCTCCCAAAGCTATCAAGGAAGGTGTTTCCAAAGAGGAAGCTGAGTCTATCAAATCTCAACTCGAAGAAGCAGGAGCTGAAGTTGAACTTAAATAGTTTATACTTCTAACTCGGAACATATTCAGGTATAGAGTCTGGCGACAGGCTCTATACCTTTTGCCGTTTATTTTGTCACAAGGCACGGCAGCAGATGCCGCAGGGCGAAGCAGAGGTGCCGGGAAGCGATGGCGGAGACGTCACAGCGGCGGGAGCGACATCCGCCAAAACGAACGGCAAAGAGTTATCCGGAACGACCGCCGCGGGCGGAGGCCGGAGAGACACCGAAACGGGTAAACACCTTTCGGATACTCCGGAACGGGAACTGCGGCGATATGCGACGGAAAGCGGAGAGGGCTGTACACCGCCCGCATCCGCACGAAGACAGGATGCGGCTACGGCCGCTTTCTGTGTCGAGAAACGAAAAGGGTGATTAACCGGCGAAGACAAACGGTCCCCCGCACAAGGAAGCACGGCCTGAACGGCTACCGGCCTGCCCACCGGGGTTCCCCCTACCCTCAACCGACCGGCGACTACTACCTGACAAGCGATAGACGCCAACTTATCTTGGATTAGAATGTGCTACCCGCAACGGCGCCACGAATGCCGCGGGTTCAACTCAAAAACATATTTGTTACATGTCCTTAAAAGCAAATAACCCGAGAATAAGCTTCTCTTCAGTGAAAAAAAGGATGCACTATCCCGATTTTCTGGAGATTCAGCTCAAATCATTCCACGACTTTTTCCAGCTCGACACCACCGCAGAGAACCGCAAGAACGAGGGGCTCTACAAAGTGTTCATGGAAAATTTCCCGATAACCGATACAAGGAACAACTTCGTTCTGGAATTCATCGATTACTATATCGACCCGCCCCGCTATTCCATAGAGGAGTGCCTCGAACGCGGCCTGACCTACAGCGTCCCGCTCAAGGCGAAACTGAAACTCTACTGTACGGACTCGGAACACGAGGACTTCGACACGGTGGTACAGGATGTCTATTTCGGTACCATCCCCTACATGACGCCGCGCGGCACATTCGTCATCAACGGTGCCGAGAGGGTCATCGTATCGCAGCTCCACCGTTCGCCGGGCGTATTCTTCGGGCAGAGCGTACACACCAACGGCACCAAACTCTACTCCGCACGTATCATTCCGTTCAAGGGGTCGTGGATAGAGTTCGCCACGGACATCAACAACGTGATGTACGCCTACATCGACCGCAAGAAGAAGCTCCCCGTCACGACGCTGCTGCGTGCCATCGGCTACGAGAATGACCAGCAGATACTGGAGATATTCGACCTGGCGGACGAGGTGAAAGTAAACCGTGCGAACCTTAAAAAGGCCGTAGGCCGCAAGCTGGCCGCAAGGGTACTGAGCACCTGGGTGGAAGACTTCGTTGACGAGGACACCGGCGAAGTGGTATCCATCGAGCGTAACGACGTCATCATCGACCGCGAAACGGTGCTCGAAGCCGACGACATAGACCGAATCATCGACAGCGGCGCCAAAAGCATCCTCCTGCACAAGGAGAATGCGACGGGCAACGACTATTCCATCATATACAACACGTTACAGAAAGACCCCTGCAACTCCGAAAAGGAAGCGGTGGTTTACATATACAGACAGCTGCGCAATTCCGAACCACCCGACGAGGCGACGGCAAGGGATGTCATCGACAAGCTCTTTTTCTCCGACAAACGCTACGACCTGGGCGAAGTGGGCCGTTTCCGGATAAACAAGAAGCTCGAACTCGACATCGACCCGCAAATCAGGGTGCTGACGAAAGAGGACATGATAGCCATTATCAAATACCTCATCTCGCTCATCAACTCGAAAACCGACGTGGACGACATCGACCACCTGAGCAACCGCCGCGTAAGGACCGTCGGAGAGCAGCTCTCCAACCAGTTCTCGGTGGGCTTCGTCAGGATGGCGCGTACCATCCGCGAGCGGATGAACGTGCGCGACAACGAAGTCTTCACCCCGATAGACCTCATCAACGCCAAGACGCTCTCGAGCGTCATCAACTCGTTCTTCGGCACGAACCAGCTCTCGCAGTTCATGGACCAGATAAACCCGCTGGCCGAAATGACGCACAAGCGCCGTCTGTCGGCCCTCGGTCCGGGCGGTCTGTCGCGCGACAGGGCCGGTTTCGAAGTACGAGACGTACACTACACGCATTACGGACGCCTCTGCCCCATCGAGACGCCGGAAGGCCCGAATATCGGTCTTATCTCCTCGCTTTGCGTCTATGCGAAGATAAGCGACATGGGATTCATCGAGACGCCTTACCGCCGCGTGGAAAACGGCAAAGTGGACATGAAGGACGAGGACATCGTCTACATGAGCGCCGAAGAGGAGGAGAACCTCATCATCGCGCAGGCCACGGCCGGTATCGACGAGGAGGGTAACTTCCTCGAACCGGACCGCATCAAGGCACGCGTGGAGGCCGATTATCCGACAGTGAACGCCCAGCAGGTGAATCTGGTGGACGTGGCACCGAATCAGATAGCCTCCATTGCGGCGAGCCTCATCCCGTTCCTCGAACACGACGATGCCAACCGTGCTCTCATGGGCTCGAACATGATGCGCCAGGCCGTGCCCCTCATCAACCCCGAAGCCCCCATCGTGGGCACAGGTCTCGAATCGGAGATGATGGGCGACAGCCGCATCCATATCGTCGCCGAGAAGGACGGCGAGGTGGTATTTGCCGACGCCCAGCAGATACAGGTACGCTACGAACGCTCGGAGGACGAAAAGCTCGTCAGCTTCGACCCGGAAGTGACCACCTATATCCTGCCGCGCTACCGCAAGACCAACCAGAACATGTCCATCACGCTGCGCCCCACCGTCATGCAGGGCGAAAAGGTAACGAAAGGCCAGATACTCACCGAAGGCTATTCGACCGACAACGGCGAACTCGCCCTGGGCCGCAACCTCAAGGTGGCGTTCATGCCCTGGAAGGGATACAACTTCGAGGATGCCATCGTGATATCCGAACGCCTCGTGCGCGAAGACCTCTTCACGTCAGTGCACGTGGACGAGTACATCATGGAGGTGCGCGAGACCAAGCGCGGTATGGAGGAGCTGACCTCCGACATCCCGAACGTCAGCGAGGATGCGACCAAAGACCTCGACGAGAACGGTATCATCCGCATCGGTGCGAACGTCAAGCCGGGCGATATCCTCATCGGCAAGATAACCCCGAAGGGAGAGAGCGACCCGAGTCCGGAGGAGAAGCTGCTGCGCGCTATTTTCGGCGACAAAGCCGGCGACGTGAAGGATGCCTCGCTCAAGGCACAGCCTTCGCTCTACGGTGTGGTCATCGACAAGAAGCTCTTCAGCCGCGTGAACAAGGACAACAAGAAGGGCAAACAGGCCGAAAAGGTGCAGCTCGACAAAATCGACGCACAGTTCGCCAAGGAGGCCGCCGCCCTGAAAGCCGTCCTGGTGGATAA
Proteins encoded:
- the rplK gene encoding 50S ribosomal protein L11, with translation MAKEVAAFIKLQIKGGAANPSPPVGPALGSKGVNIMDFCKQFNARTQDKAGKVLPVIITVYSDKSFDFVVKQPPVAVQIKEAAKISTASAEPNRNKVGQITWEQVEAIAKDKMSDMNCFTVESAMRMVAGTARSMGVSVVGEFPKK
- the rplA gene encoding 50S ribosomal protein L1, with translation MSKLTKNQKAMLAKVEPNKVYKLSEAAELLKEITFTKFDASVDMDVRLGVDPRKANQMVRGVVTLPHGTGKTVRVLVLCTPDKENEAKEAGADYVGLDEYIEKIKGGWTDVDVIITTPNVMAKVGALGRILGPRGLMPNPKTGTVTMEVGKAVKEVKAGKIDFKVDKYGIIHSSIGKASFTAEQIADNAKEFLGTIIKLKPSAAKGSYILSIYLSSTMSCGLQIDPKSIDTK
- the rplJ gene encoding 50S ribosomal protein L10, which translates into the protein MNREEKRQVIESLAAKLNEYPHFYITDIAELNAEQTAALRRQCFEKEVNLMVVKNTLFEKALEATDKADEQLIGVLSGATSIMFSSVNKAPAQVIKEFRKKNPQGKPVLKAAYVEDCIYVGDQNLDMLVAIKSREELIGDIIGLLQSPAKNVISALAGAAGQKVAGIVKALEERNN
- the rplL gene encoding 50S ribosomal protein L7/L12, which produces MADIKKLAEELVNLTVKEVTELAAILKDEYGIEPAAAAVAVAAAPAAGAAEGGAAEKSTYDVVLTSAGQAKVGVIKVVKEITGLGLKEAKDLVDGAPKAIKEGVSKEEAESIKSQLEEAGAEVELK
- the rpoB gene encoding DNA-directed RNA polymerase subunit beta — translated: MSLKANNPRISFSSVKKRMHYPDFLEIQLKSFHDFFQLDTTAENRKNEGLYKVFMENFPITDTRNNFVLEFIDYYIDPPRYSIEECLERGLTYSVPLKAKLKLYCTDSEHEDFDTVVQDVYFGTIPYMTPRGTFVINGAERVIVSQLHRSPGVFFGQSVHTNGTKLYSARIIPFKGSWIEFATDINNVMYAYIDRKKKLPVTTLLRAIGYENDQQILEIFDLADEVKVNRANLKKAVGRKLAARVLSTWVEDFVDEDTGEVVSIERNDVIIDRETVLEADDIDRIIDSGAKSILLHKENATGNDYSIIYNTLQKDPCNSEKEAVVYIYRQLRNSEPPDEATARDVIDKLFFSDKRYDLGEVGRFRINKKLELDIDPQIRVLTKEDMIAIIKYLISLINSKTDVDDIDHLSNRRVRTVGEQLSNQFSVGFVRMARTIRERMNVRDNEVFTPIDLINAKTLSSVINSFFGTNQLSQFMDQINPLAEMTHKRRLSALGPGGLSRDRAGFEVRDVHYTHYGRLCPIETPEGPNIGLISSLCVYAKISDMGFIETPYRRVENGKVDMKDEDIVYMSAEEEENLIIAQATAGIDEEGNFLEPDRIKARVEADYPTVNAQQVNLVDVAPNQIASIAASLIPFLEHDDANRALMGSNMMRQAVPLINPEAPIVGTGLESEMMGDSRIHIVAEKDGEVVFADAQQIQVRYERSEDEKLVSFDPEVTTYILPRYRKTNQNMSITLRPTVMQGEKVTKGQILTEGYSTDNGELALGRNLKVAFMPWKGYNFEDAIVISERLVREDLFTSVHVDEYIMEVRETKRGMEELTSDIPNVSEDATKDLDENGIIRIGANVKPGDILIGKITPKGESDPSPEEKLLRAIFGDKAGDVKDASLKAQPSLYGVVIDKKLFSRVNKDNKKGKQAEKVQLDKIDAQFAKEAAALKAVLVDKLWTILKDKTTQGIKDYLGAELYGKGAKFSRKMLEEIDYLNLNTDKWVGDERIDRLVGQTINNYIIKYKELDARVKREKYNLTNGDELPAGIIQLAKVYIAKKRKLKVGDKMAGRHGNKGIVAKVVRDEDMPFLDDGSIVDIVLNPLGVPSRMNLGQIYETVLGWAGKELGLKFATPIFDGATLDEINEYTAKAGIPRSGRTYLRDGGTGEQFDQPATVGVIYMLKLGHMIDDKMHARSIGPYSLITQQPLGGKAQFGGQRFGEMEVWALEAFGAANILQEILTIKSDDVMGRAKAYEAIVKGDNLPPAGIPESLNVLLHELRGLALSVKLE